One Betta splendens chromosome 5, fBetSpl5.4, whole genome shotgun sequence genomic window, CTGGATGAGGCTGAGAATCTGGCCATGAAAGGAGGAAAGAAGCAGCTCCAGAAACTGGAGGCTAGAGTAAGgacaaacatatactgtatacatatatacatatatatatttcaagCTAAGACAATATTTCACATGTTAAAATGATTGCATTTTCCTTTGTTAAAGGTTCGTGAATTAGAGTCTGAAGTTGACGCTGAACAGAAGCGTGGGGCTGATGCTATAAAGGGAGTACGGAAATATGAGAGAAGAGTGAAGGAGCTCAGTTATCAGGTAACCTGTCATAGTCATTCATCACAAATGCTTAATAACAAAGTGATATGTATCCAAACGTTTGCACTACAATGTTTCATCCTTTCTGATTTGCAACAGACTGAAGAGGACAAGAAGAATATTGCTAGACTTCAGGACCTGGTGGACAAGCTGCAGCTCAAAGTGAAATCCTACAAGCGACAGGCGGAAGAGGCTGTGAGTACAGTTAGCTCTGAAAATACACAAATGAAGGACGATGAGCCAGGCTGCATGGTTTGACTTAACTGTGGACAccacacaggaggagcaggccaaCACACACCTGTCCAGGTACAGGAAGGTGCAGCATGAGATGGAGGAGGCTCAGGAGCGAGCTGACATCGCCGAGTCCCAGGTCAACAAGCTGAGAGCAAAGAGCCGGGAAATTGGAaaggtaaaaaagaaaagattcaCATAAATGATCGTTtcatctgcagcatgttttaCATCTGATTGATCTGTCATTTCAGGGCAAAGATGTAGGAGAGTGAGAAGGAAAACACGGTTATACAGTAACAGGAAGTCATATAATACGATCTTCTCGTTACTGTAGGTTACGCACGTAAAACACGCTGTGTCAAACTGAATCAATAAAAGATTTACAGCTTGATGCTACATTTATGTGTCGGTTCTTTATTTTTGAACAATGTGATGCAATTTagacacaattaaaagcagtcAAATAAGACATTGATTATCTAACGTGTGTTAGGGAAGAAATAAGAGTCTCAAAAGTTACTGCACAGTCAGGCTGATGTTATCAGTTACTATTAGCTaatgtaaaatattataaatactgGATGAGGATGCTGTGAAGATTACTGTAGCAGGCTAATAGTAACTCTAGCTGAGAGGTCATACATGAACACAAGTCAAAGGTAGATGTCAGCAACGAAAGTTTTAGACGTGTCACTGTCAACTTTTTTGAAGTGGGGGCtgagcagaggacagagagagagagaaagggagggaggaagagagagaggctttGTGCAGTTGTGGGTTTAGGTCACCAGAGGTCAGCATTGCACGCAGTGGGCTGAATCTGTGGCAGTGTCGTGTAAACGATAATAGGATTATTGCACGTAACAGCGGAGTGCGGCGTCTGCGTGGAATGGCCGCTGTCCCCGGACGGACGCTGGGTCACGGACCGGGCCGTGGGACGGGTTCGGATGCGCAGTGCGCCTTGCTGCCGCCGCGGACGGGGGCTGCTGCGGCGTAAACACGGCTGTCAGCGCTGCGGTGCGCGGGTAACGGGTTCACGCACCACACGTCCACGCAGCCCGTGTTTACCTCGAGCCGGTGATGCCGCTGGATGTGGATTTCCGCAGCGAACCGTCCGGAGCGCCGCGCGAGGATTCCCCTTTTAAACGCCACTGCGGCTAGTCCGACCCGCAAACGCGTTCTGACAGATGGACTCGGTCCCGTGGACGCGTCCACTCCTTCCATCTCCGGGAAATGACTGAAAACATGGAGACCCTGGATGCCGAGGACGCGACTCCGGCCGGGAGCGCGACCTTGCCGCCGCTCCGGCCGCCGTGCGAGCGCCTCTCGCCGCACAAGAGCAGCGTGTGCTCGCGCTCCTACTTCGTGGTGGTCATGGTGTTTTTTCACGTGTACATCATTAACGTCATAGCGCTGCTGTTCTACGTGCACTACAGCAGCGGGCAGGAAGACGCCGCCCGGAGTCGCGATGCCCCCGGCGCCGACCACCAGCGCCCCGAGGCGCGTCGTCCGCCGCCGAAGCACGAGTTTCTGCGCGACGTGTCGCTCACGAGGATGGAGGGGATCCGGGTGAGTAGAAGCCGCCGCCTCGCTCCCACTCCTTCATTCAGCAGCGCCGTCTCCCCTGTCTCACGCACTCGCTACGCACTCTGCTTTATCTCTAGGTGGGACACGTGCAGCGCGTGTCACTGGTGCCCGGAAAAGTGCACGAGATGCGGACTTTGAGTCTGAAGCCTCTGCTGTTTGGTAAGAGAACAAACGCGGTGAAACGCATTCAACAACGTCGACGTTTGTTGTCCTGCAAACGTGTTGGAGGGAAAAGTGGACTCGTGTGGATTTTACAAGGTGACGCTTTCAATCAACCGTCACCTTGTCGACTCTTATTTGCCTGCGTGTAGATTACAGGTTCAAGGAACTGTGTTTAATCCCAGAGGAAATCCAGGGCTGGAGGCCTGAATCCACGTTACTCAGATCCTTAATGAGAGTGCAGATTATTTCCTCTACTCAACCTTAGGAAATATATATTCATTATTTCCTCCTGTTTCTCAGACCCGTGCTTGATGGATTTGCTGACCATTCATACCAGCATTAATCTGCATGATGTAACTGTTACAGTACGTGCTGCTttatctgtttctctctctctctctctctctctcccccctctctctctctccctctctctctcccccccctccccccccctctcctctctctctctctctctcgctctcccctcccctccccccccccacccctctctctctcctctctctctccctctctctcccgtcaACCCCCCAActgctctcctcgtcctctctctcccctgttctcctctctccccGCCCGGGTCCCCCTCCCTCTCGTCTTAGCTAgcttcctctctcccctctcctctccgcctcatcctctctctcccctctccctctccctccccaccccacccccctctctctctccctctctctctctctctctctccctctctctctctccctctctctctctctctctctctctctctccctctctcgcacTCTCTCTCCCCGCAGAGATCCCCGGGTTTCTGGCGGAGGACGAGTGCCGCGTGGTGATGCAGCTGGCACAGCTCAAGGGCCTGATGGAAAGTCAGCTCATGGTGCAGGACGGCCAAGACGAGCTGGCCAGAGAGCTCAACCTGAGCCCCGAGGAGATCTTCAACCTCCTTGACATCAACCAGGAcgggcagctgcagctccacgagGTGTGTTCAAGTGTGGACTGCGAGGCCTCGCTGTAGCGTTTGGGTTCATCGACCCGTCCCGTCCTTACTGTTCCTCCACTGCGCAGATTCTGACCCATTCCAGAGTGAGGGACGGCATCTGGCTCACGCCAGAGAATCTGCGAGAGATCTATGCTGGGCTGAAAGCCGACAAGGATGGCAATGGTAGGAACTCGGCCTGTCACCTTACATTCAACAGCAACAAGTACTGTAGCTGGTAGATGCAGCTCCAATTTAACCTGCAACACTGCATGCAACCGATGCAAACGGGGGCTGATACTGAAGGAGCGATGATCCGAAGCAGAGCTGCTCGCGCTCGTCTCCTCCGCACAGGTCTGCTGAGTCTGGAGGAGTTCAGGCTTCTGAGCAGCGACGCCTTCcagcgcttcctgctgcagcgagGGGTGAAACGGAGTCAGCTGGTGAGGAACAGCAGGCACACGTGGCTCTACCAGGGCAAAGGGGCGCACCGAGTGCTCCAGGACATCAAGGCCAGGTGAGGACGACTAGTAATCATTAGGTTCATACGGGCTTTATTACAACTGATTTGTTGGTTGGGAATAAAACTCTAATAAACATGATCCATTTGTGGACGTCCAGTGGTTCACAGCCTTCCCTTCCCCTCTCTCACCAAGGGTGACCCGCCTCACCCGGCTTCCCCCCGCGCTAGTGGACCTCAGCGAGCCCCTGCAGGTGGTCCGCTACGAAGAGGGCGGGCACTACCACGCCCACCACGACAGCGGGCCCGTGTACCCGGAAACGGGCTGCGCGCACACGCGCCTGGCCGCCAACACCTCCACGCCCTTCGAGACGTCCTGCAGGTGAGAtcaggcgcgcgcgcgcggccgtccgtccgtccgtccctctGTCCGGCGCTCCATCGCCGCTTGTGTCTGTCCGCGCGTGTTCGTTTGCACTGTACACGTGTGCCAATTGAAATCTGTGTCGCACACTCAGGTACGTCACAGTTCTCTTCTACCTGAACTCTGTTGAGGGGGGCGGGGAGACCGCGTTCCCTGTGGCAGACAACAGGACCTATGATGAAGTGGTGCGTAGTCGTATGTGGGTGTGGAAACATgtggagcgcgtgtgtgtgtgtgtgtgtgtgtgtgtgtgtgtgtgtgtgtgtacactgtgcGTGTGCCTCACATCCGCGTTAAGCCCCCGTTGGTCGTCCGTGCCTGACGCGAGCGAGCGCCTCGCTGACTTACGCCGTGTCGCAGTCTCTCATACAGAACGACGTGGACCTCTTGGACACCCGGAGAAACTGCGACAAGAGCAACCTGAGGGTGACGCCCACCAAAGGAACAGCTGTTTTCTGGTACAACTACCTTTCAGATGGAAGAGGTAGGATTCTTAGGGCATTTTTATACCCTGTCGAGTTTGAATCAAATATTAAACGAAATAATAAATAGCAATTGTTGCAACACGAGGGTCAGTTCTGTCGGTCTCCAGGACACTGATCTGCTGAGGCAAATCACTGAACAACCAGGGCGCCGGCGCACGCTCTTGACGATTTGAAATGATATAATTGCTGGGTTACGTAAAAGTTCAAGGTTGCCTTGTGGGCTTTGACAGGTTGGGTGGGGGAGCAGGACGAATACGCGCTGCACGGAGGCTGTGTGGTCACCAGGGGCACCAAGTGGATCGCCAATAAATGGATCAACATCGATCCCGACTACCAGCGGCAGGCTCGCTACCAGCAGCTGGTGGCGCAGCAgccggaggacgaggaggacgcgGGTCCGACGCCACGCGGCCACGACGTCCACCAGGACTTGTAGCTCACGCACCAAACGTCCCGCCTCCCCCGGCCCCTGCACCGCACCAATGGGAGCATCCTCCGTGGCCAGTGGACAGACAAGACTCATTCAGGGGACGAGCTTTATGCAACTGTAAAGACAGCTTGTTTTGTTATATACGGCttttctgtgatttttttttaagtatgtTTCCCATTTAAGGAATGTTGCACTAGAAGCATAGTAAAGCAGTTGGGACAAAGAATCCTGCATGCTTTAGCTTCACAGGTTTTGAGCCAAAAATGCACTTGAAATTTAAAAAGGCTGCTGTAATTTATCGTTTGTCCGTTAACGGCTCATGCTGCATGTTGCCTGGTCTTTGATCCAGTCTTTGGGTTTATTATTCCCTTCAGTGATAGTCCTCTGGAATAAAACTGTTTTATGGATGTTTCATAGTTTATTCATTTTAGTTTGACTGTAACCGTGTGCGTCTCCCACACTGAATAAAGTTAAATATGTTGATCCGAGTCGTCACAATTCAGCATTTGTCTTCGTTTACATGACTTCAAgaccaaaaaaaataaatatgaatatataatgAAAGAAAGGGGGGAAAAGTAGCAACTGTTCATTTAAAAGCACAAGCTCTCAGCTTGTGATGGAGGTGTTGGGATCCTTTCTTCATGCCGGACGTCCCGTTGCTGCAGTCATTAGAGTTTTGTGTTCTGAAATCAGACAGTAGTAGAAACTCATTTAGTGGCAACAATTCATTGTGTTCGCGGTGCCTAATGCTGCACTGATGTCATCGTGGCGCCATACGCACTGACGGCGTGCATCCGGGGAACAGCGGGGCTCCGCGGTGGTCCACGCAGTGCAGCACGGCGTCGTGCACCGAGGCAAACAGGCGCCTCTTGGTTATTGTCTGTGAGAAGAAGCCTCCGAGCTCCAGCTGCGCCACCACGGAGGCTGAGGGGAAAAGCGTTGAGCTGAAGATGTGCGGATGAAGAAGTGCCCCGCGCAGAGGAGGCCACTTACCCTGACAGCCAGCCACGTAGATGTCCACATCGATCTCCCCGAAGTCCTGGAAGATCTGTGAGTGTAACGTGTGATGAGTCGTCAACACTGGGCTCACGTTTAGAAGGTTAGTTACTGTAATCAGATCATTCTCTAGGCTGCTTATTACTCACATTTTTCAAAGTCTTTATGGCCACTGTGTCAATGAAGTTAGCCGTGGAGAGGTCCAGAATGATGGAGTGTATGTCCCAGGTCCACTTgcccagagaacccagagaaaCCCGCTCCAGGTCGCGACTCAGCGTGTCCTCGCTGCTGGAGTCCACGGTCGTGGCGTCCCCGTCCTGGGACATCCCGCCCAGGCTCGTGCCGTCGGGGTCCCCTCCTTTCAGGTACTCCCATCGGCAGTGTCCGTGGGGTGTTTGCGGCGCGGCGGGAACAACGAACACCGTCCCGTTGCCCCTCTCCGTCCAGCGCTgctcctccccgtcctcgtcCTTCTCGTCCACACACGTGTCCCTCCAGCCGCCGGCCTCTTGCTCCACAGAGAAGGCCGGCAGCTGCTGAGCCGCCCTCTGTGCTCGCCTCTGATGAGCACACGGACAGACTGGCTCAGGATGAGATGATGTGAGTAACAGAATAAACGCTCACAAATGTCACGGAGCTCCTTTGAATAAGTGGCTTCGTGGGACGCCTGCTGGACCTCTCTCTTGGCGCGCCTCCTCGCCCGCCTCTCAGCCCTCCTTTCTCTCCGCTTCTGCTTGGCCTCCTGCCTGCGTTTATAGATGATCATCTTACTGATGTCGAGCCCACTCTGAAGAGAGACAAGgaccaacacaacacaacatggcAGGACTCCAGTAAGATCACGAAATCAATTCATCAGCGATTTGTCATGCAAAAGTACATTTTCTGCTTTCAGTGTGATTAACTGCTGTTTGAAGACTAACTAACGATCATAGTTTGATATAACACGCAGTCTGACGTCACCACACTggactttttaaataaaagtgagCATTCTCTTCTGACCATCTGTTTGTTATCTGCTGCCTACGCTGCATAGAACAGTCAAGACAAAACACCTTTTCCTTCAGGGCTTCAAGGTAAAGCTCTGCATTGGCAAAATACACTGTAGCAGAGGAGCGAAATATAGTAACACCAGGAATCTCCCTCGCCTGCAAACAGAGGAATTGTGTTTTTAGAATGAGTATGGCAAATATTACAATCATCACTTCCCATCTTTCTGCTTTAcctctttgtgtgtttccaaatcCATATACAGTTCTGTACCAGGAATATGTCCCAGAACAGAGTATGTTGGCCTGAGGAATGGAACAAAGAACTTGATGTTCATGGACACTAATTTCATGGCAGATCCTAAAAGACACCCAGTGTGACTGCGCTGCAGGAAT contains:
- the p4htmb gene encoding transmembrane prolyl 4-hydroxylase isoform X1, which encodes MTENMETLDAEDATPAGSATLPPLRPPCERLSPHKSSVCSRSYFVVVMVFFHVYIINVIALLFYVHYSSGQEDAARSRDAPGADHQRPEARRPPPKHEFLRDVSLTRMEGIRVGHVQRVSLVPGKVHEMRTLSLKPLLFGKRTNAVKRIQQRRRLLSCKRVGGKSGLVWILQEIPGFLAEDECRVVMQLAQLKGLMESQLMVQDGQDELARELNLSPEEIFNLLDINQDGQLQLHEILTHSRVRDGIWLTPENLREIYAGLKADKDGNGLLSLEEFRLLSSDAFQRFLLQRGVKRSQLVRNSRHTWLYQGKGAHRVLQDIKARVTRLTRLPPALVDLSEPLQVVRYEEGGHYHAHHDSGPVYPETGCAHTRLAANTSTPFETSCRYVTVLFYLNSVEGGGETAFPVADNRTYDEVSLIQNDVDLLDTRRNCDKSNLRVTPTKGTAVFWYNYLSDGRGWVGEQDEYALHGGCVVTRGTKWIANKWINIDPDYQRQARYQQLVAQQPEDEEDAGPTPRGHDVHQDL
- the p4htmb gene encoding transmembrane prolyl 4-hydroxylase isoform X2, with protein sequence MTENMETLDAEDATPAGSATLPPLRPPCERLSPHKSSVCSRSYFVVVMVFFHVYIINVIALLFYVHYSSGQEDAARSRDAPGADHQRPEARRPPPKHEFLRDVSLTRMEGIRVGHVQRVSLVPGKVHEMRTLSLKPLLFEIPGFLAEDECRVVMQLAQLKGLMESQLMVQDGQDELARELNLSPEEIFNLLDINQDGQLQLHEILTHSRVRDGIWLTPENLREIYAGLKADKDGNGLLSLEEFRLLSSDAFQRFLLQRGVKRSQLVRNSRHTWLYQGKGAHRVLQDIKARVTRLTRLPPALVDLSEPLQVVRYEEGGHYHAHHDSGPVYPETGCAHTRLAANTSTPFETSCRYVTVLFYLNSVEGGGETAFPVADNRTYDEVSLIQNDVDLLDTRRNCDKSNLRVTPTKGTAVFWYNYLSDGRGWVGEQDEYALHGGCVVTRGTKWIANKWINIDPDYQRQARYQQLVAQQPEDEEDAGPTPRGHDVHQDL